The following proteins come from a genomic window of Salvia hispanica cultivar TCC Black 2014 chromosome 4, UniMelb_Shisp_WGS_1.0, whole genome shotgun sequence:
- the LOC125217540 gene encoding RING-H2 finger protein ATL57-like: MNPVTCRRLLQPNNGPTAAASPRVMDNSAAAMAAAYKRQLDSSIALTIIVLLTAFFFIGLVSFLIRRSSAEARPDEQGGAAEAVASLPLVTYTQQQMMEECPICLSEFEEGETVKLIPYCGHVFHAKCVDTWLHLHVTCPLCRSDQLFKTPQQS, translated from the coding sequence ATGAACCCAGTTACGTGCAGAAGGCTTCTCCAACCAAATAATGGGCCAACCGCCGCAGCAAGTCCCCGCGTCATGGACAACTCTGCCGCCGCCATGGCCGCTGCATACAAAAGACAGCTGGACTCCTCCATTGCCTTGACCATTATTGTCCTTCTTACTGCCTTTTTCTTCATAGGATTAGTGTCCTTCTTAATCCGCCGTTCGTCCGCCGAGGCACGGCCGGATGAGCAGGGAGGCGCGGCTGAGGCGGTGGCGTCACTGCCGCTGGTGACGTACACACAGCAGCAGATGATGGAGGAGTGCCCGATCTGCTTGAGCGAGTTCGAAGAGGGAGAGACCGTGAAGCTCATCCCCTATTGTGGTCACGTGTTCCATGCCAAATGCGTTGACACGTGGCTTCATCTGCACGTGACCTGCCCCCTCTGTAGGTCTGACCAACTTTTCAAGACGCCTCAGCAGTCTTGA
- the LOC125219864 gene encoding uncharacterized protein At1g08160-like has protein sequence MPQTPLPPGQAPPRRPVLQCVVLVVIALIAMTGLAVLIIWASVQPKKLHYSIEHGSVKGFNLTDDKLNSDFDFALRANNPNRHVSLYYDRIEVTVWYEDQKLSVNNVHPFHQPKRNVTFVDLALVAKNATVYGATARDLRMERAAGEVNLNVKVRAKIRLKVGVFKIHRTLKVDCESVVVPFNFHRGFQRVVCHTDMDN, from the coding sequence ATGCCCCAAACCCCACTACCGCCGGGGCAGGCGCCGCCGCGGCGCCCCGTGCTCCAATGCGTGGTGCTGGTGGTGATCGCCCTGATCGCCATGACGGGGCTGGCAGTCCTGATCATATGGGCGTCGGTGCAGCCGAAGAAGCTCCATTACTCAATCGAGCACGGGTCGGTGAAGGGGTTCAACCTCACCGACGACAAGCTCAATTCGGACTTCGACTTCGCGCTCAGGGCCAACAACCCCAATCGCCACGTGTCGCTCTACTACGACCGGATCGAGGTGACGGTGTGGTACGAGGATCAGAAGCTGTCCGTGAACAACGTGCACCCGTTCCACCAGCCCAAGAGGAACGTGACGTTCGTGGACTTGGCGCTGGTGGCCAAGAACGCGACGGTGTACGGGGCCACGGCCCGGGATTTGAGGATGGAGCGGGCCGCGGGGGAGGTGAACTTGAACGTCAAGGTTCGGGCCAAGATTAGGCTCAAGGTTGGGGTGTTTAAGATACATCGGACGCTCAAGGTGGATTGTGAATCGGTGGTGGTGCCATTTAATTTCCACAGGGGTTTTCAGAGGGTGGTCTGTCACACGGATATGGATAATTGA
- the LOC125219487 gene encoding uncharacterized protein LOC125219487 — translation MAVSGLHNVPDFAWSGEPLKRDPGRWDGDHCRRSTTPSTLFQMWREIEGEHSFSQSYRSRQQRNGSDSECRSTVTSVGDRSENVDAMSQVSNESENQGFSGGSESEHEDNNSVISEQSSDFREIERERVRQIFREWLNSSPKRHPSDGFNSKNRARKCVGDTESERVRILRERAPNTSQQRSGCASSGEGGSEVASQTVQVGDRLVINHTEFCARRPLRRLYGRQTLLDLLVKAQSERKRELLCLSEQKPVSNFAYHNRIQALLRGRFLRNGSSAVDERPYSVAATELGFLRQRQTVSDLREGFLSKLDNAGSASMNSAGSISCYNDGNKGEGKCTCTEGTVTGNHIAADLESTTVGGNCNTQDLEVIDEAEEPVLVDERSPEDVSVCAESASGIEELVLVTEARQHGACSRAEDEDMNLTFRNESLLESADIDCSGSFYKSTSGETSVHEVDDNTTGLEGNTNEEFNSYDASPEEYQGSVTAFNESMAQNVNTVAFTEWADSSRQNSDRSWQERASSQSFPGPSGNNVEEQDQMQESYDWLGHDCQEAIDSWRDMPSSEAGESVREVATAYFPDDDKVNTVELRELFRRRCVSSLLHSSFRESLNHVLQSHMERLGHASVDWEPDSASFPPHIEQDPEQVDSEQSLAPSERNSFMQSSTLFEASQQLWDEDLQVTDCARHHLNQQFGTEWEVINILRIDMARLLQRMNNMKGMLEACMDLQIELQRLLHQEVSAALNRPISSEDAPKDNRVHDESQLDHVKRGICCVCQHSKIDSLLYRCGHMCTCTNCAENLVQSHGKCPMCCAPAVEAVRAFFIQ, via the exons ATGGCCGTTTCCGGTTTACACAATGTCCCGGATTTTGCTTGGTCTGGTGAGCCACTGAAAAGAGACCCAGGCAGGTGGGATGGTGACCATTGTAGGCGTAGCACAACGCCATCCACTCTCTTTCAGATGTGGCGGGAGATTGAGGGCGAACATTCGTTCAGTCAATCGTACAGGTCAAGGCAACAGAGAAACGGTTCCGATTCTGAGTGCAGAAGCACAGTCACATCTGTAGGAGACAGGAGCGAGAATGTTGATGCTATGTCTCAAGTTTCTAACGAGTCTGAAAACCAAGGATTTAGTGGTGGTTCGGAGAGTGAACATGAGGATAATAATAGTGTAATATCAGAGCAATCTAGTGACTTCAGAGAGATTGAACGGGAAAGGGTGAGGCAAATTTTTCGAGAGTGGTTGAATAGTTCTCCTAAGCGTCATCCATCTGATGGATTTAATAGTAAAAATCGTGCACGGAAATGTGTTGGAGATACTGAATCTGAAAGGGTAAGGATTCTCAGGGAACGAGCACCAAATACTTCCCAGCAGAGAAGTGGCTGTGCATCGTCTGGAGAGGGAGGTTCTGAAGTTGCATCTCAAACTGTGCAGGTGGGTGATAGATTGGTGATTAACCATACAGAGTTTTGTGCACGAAGGCCCCTTCGTAGGTTATATGGGAGACAGACTCTTCTTGACCTTCTCGTAAAGGCTCaaagtgaaagaaaaagagaactTCTATGCCTGTCAGAGCAGAAACCTGTGTCTAATTTTGCTTACCATAATCGCATTCAG GCGCTTCTAAGAGGTAGGTTCCTAAGAAATGGAAGTTCTGCGGTGGATGAAAGACCATATTCAGTGGCTGCCACTGAACTGGGTTTTCTTAGACAAAGACAGACGGTATCGGATCTTAG GGAAGGGTTCCTCTCCAAGTTGGACAATGCAGGTTCTGCTTCAATGAACAGTGCTGGGTCCATTTCTTGTTATAATGATGGGAATAAGGGTGAAGGAAAGTGTACTTGCACTGAAGGGACGGTTACTGGAAATCATATAGCTGCAGACTTGGAAAGTACCACGGTAGGTGGGAATTGCAATACGCAGGATCTTGAAGTAATTGATGAAGCAGAGGAACCTGTTTTGGTTGATGAAAGAAGCCCAGAAGATGTGTCAGTTTGTGCTGAAAGTGCTAGTGGTATAGAGGAGTTAGTTTTGGTGACTGAAGCAAGACAGCATGGAGCATGTAGTCGTGCTGAAGATGAAGATATGAATCTcacatttagaaatgaatCTTTGCTAGAATCTGCAGACATAGATTGCAGTGGATCCTTTTATAAATCCACAAGTGGTGAAACTTCTGTTCATGAAGTAGATGATAATACTACTGGTTTGGAAGGAAACACAAATGAGGAATTCAATTCATATGATGCCTCACCTGAAGAATATCAAGGGTCGGTAACTGCATTTAATGAAAGTATGGCGCAAAATGTAAATACTGTTGCATTTACTGAATGGGCCGACAGTAGCAGACAAAACAGTGACAGAAGTTGGCAAGAAAGAGCCTCTAGTCAATCATTTCCCGGACCATCTGGTAACAATGTTGAAGAGCAAGATCAGATGCAAGAATCTTATGACTGGCTGGGCCATGATTGCCAAGAGGCTATTGACAGTTGGCGAGACATGCCTTCTAGTGAGGCTGGAGAATCTGTTAGAGAAGTTGCAACTGCTTATTTCCCAGATGATGATAAAGTTAACACTGTGGAACTAAGAGAGCTTTTCAGACG GAGATGTGTATCTAGCCTTCTTCATAGCAGTTTCCGTGAGAGTCTAAATCACGTGTTACAGTCTCACATGGAAAGGCTTGGTCATGCTTCTGTTGATTGGGAACCGGACAGTGCATCCTTTCCTCCTCACATTGAGCAAGACCCTGAACAGGTAGATAGTGAGCAATCTCTGGCTCCATCTGAGAGAAACTCATTTATGCAGTCTTCAACACTTTTTGAGGCATCACAACAACTGTGGGATGAAGATTTGCAAGTTACAGATTGTGCACGCCATCACTTAAATCAGCAGTTTGGAACA GAGTGGGAGGTCATCAATATATTACGGATTGACATGGCTAGGCTTCTGCAAAGGATGAACAATATGAAAGGTATGCTTGAAGCTTGCATGGATTTGCAAATAGAGTTGCAGCGGTTATTGCATCAAGAGGTTTCTGCAGCTTTAAATCGGCCAATCTCTTCAGAAG ATGCACCCAAGGATAACAGGGTTCATGATGAATCTCAACTGGATCACGTCAAGAGAGGAATTTGCTGCGTATGTCAGCACAGTAAAATTGATTCCTTGCTCTACAG GTGTGGGCACATGTGCACCTGTACAAATTGTGCAGAAAATCTGGTCCAGTCTCACGGGAAGTGTCCGATGTGTTGTGCTCCAGCAGTAGAGGCTGTACGCGCCTTCTTCATCCAGTAA
- the LOC125222030 gene encoding uncharacterized protein LOC125222030 isoform X2 gives MHYPAFVHRFTCGSERTSLSLAKPPRRFTRSALKMQDGAIELGSVAGSVESMTTSPSKLEMKMSKKIGFKRAPIKLKDLLETGLLEGLHVRYINGSKGRRRPESELQGVIKGSGILCSCDECEGKKVVTPNQFEFHAHSSNKRPPEYIYLENGKSLRDVLKACKANPSDPLEGVIHNAIGRSNYTTAFCLNCRGLIPETGAGRAMLLCDSCVLPKESVPSQAQISDVTLRSPLAVSPAPVSSICLPEVLDSVQASPHSQPQAKSQGKLTRKDLRMHKSVLAEDLLPDGTALSYVMHGKIRLEGYKKDGSIFCFCCKKVVSPSQFEAHAGFASRRKPYMSIYTSNGVSLHQLSLELSRSRKSSTEENDDLCSICEDGGDLLCCENCPRAFHIECVDLLNIPQGIWYCNYCQNMFEKEKFAENDANAIAAGRVPGVDPLEDITRRCIRIVANVEKYIGGGCVICRVDEFSKSGFNDHTVMICDQCEREYHVKCLRELEIEDLKALPETEWFCSKECSSIHSILHKMIGDGDQMLPEAVLNVLEKKGDGQGSEENPKLDVRWRLLRGKVSSEDTRVWLSGAVTIFHDRFDPIADASTSRLDLIPTMVYGRKFKDQEFYGMYCAILTVGSAVVSAAIVRVFGEEVAELPLVATRSDCQGKGYFQALFACIEHLLLSLNIKDLVLPAADEAESLWKTRFGFEKLDQEKLDEYKKSYQLMIFEGTSVLHKSMSKS, from the exons ATGCATTATCCAGCCTTTGTGCACAGATTCACCTGTGGATCAG AGCGTACAAGCTTGTCTTTGGCAAAGCCACCTAGGAGATTTACACGCTCAGCTTTGAAGATGCAGGATGGGGCGATAGAGTTAGGATCGGTGGCTGGATCTGTGGAGAGTATGACTACAAGTCCGTCAAAGcttgaaatgaaaatgtcaaaaaagaTTGGGTTTAAAAGGGCCCCGATTAAATTAAAGGACCTTCTTGAGACAGGATTGCTCGAGGGTCTTCATGTCCGCTATATAAATGGATCAAAG GGGAGGAGGAGGCCTGAATCTGAACTTCAGGGAGTTATTAAGGGGAGTGGGATATTATGTTCATGTGATGAATGTGAGGGGAAAAAG GTTGTTACCCCTAatcaatttgaattccatGCACATAGTAGCAATAAGCGTCCaccagagtatatatatttggagAATGGAAAAAGTCTTAGAGATGTGCTTAAAGCATGCAAGGCTAATCCTTCAGATCCGCTGGAAGGTGTCATCCATAATGCAATTGGCCGGTCAAATTATACAACCGCCTTCTGTCTCAATTGCAGAG GGTTGATTCCTGAAACTGGTGCTGGCCGAGCAATGCTTCTTTGTGACTCCTGTGTGCTACCAAAGGAGTCTGTCCCCAGTCAAGCTCAGATCAGTGATGTCACCCTCAG GTCTCCTTTAGCTGTTTCACCAGCTCCTGTGTCTTCTATTTGTCTTCCTGAAGTTCTAGATAGTGTTCAAGCTTCTCCACATAGCCAACCTCAAGCTAAGAGTCAGGGGAAGCTGACACGGAA GGATCTGAGGATGCATAAGTCTGTTTTAGCAGAAGATCTGCTCCCTGATGGCACTGCTTTGTCGTATGTTATGCATGGAAAG ATAAGGCTTGAGGGTTACAAGAAAGATGGTTCAATCTTCTGTTTCTGTTGCAAGAAAGTG GTGAGCCCCTCCCAGTTCGAGGCTCATGCTGGTTTTGCTTCACGTCGGAAGCC GTACATGAGTATATACACTTCCAATGGAGTTTCTCTGCATCAGCTATCCCTTGAACTTTCCAGAAGTCGTAAATCATCTACTGAAGAAAATGATGATCTTTGTTCTATTTGTGAGGATGGAGGAGATCTGTTATGCTGTGAAAATTGCCCACGAGCTTTCCACATTG AATGTGTTGATCTCTTGAATATTCCTCAGGGAATATGGTACTGCAACTACTGCCAGAATATgtttgaaaaggaaaagtttGCAGAGAATGATGCTAATGCAATCGCAGCTGGTAGAGTCCCTGGTGTAGATCCACTAGAGGACATCACCCGGAGGTGCATTCGTATTGTTGCAaatgttgaaaaatatattgggGGTGGATGTGTTATTTGCAG AGTAGATGAGTTCAGCAAGTCAGGTTTTAATGACCATACAGTTATGATCTGTGATCAG TGTGAGAGAGAATATCATGTCAAATGTCTAAGGGAGCTAGAGATCGAGGATTTGAAG GCACTTCCAGAAACTGAATGGTTCTGCAGCAAAGAGTGCAGCAGTATCCATTCTATACTTCACAAGATGATTGGTGATGGTGACCAAATGCTTCCAGAAGCTGTCCTTAATGTCCTGGAGAAGAAAGGCGATGGACAAGGTTCAGAGGAGAATCCTAAGCTAGATGTGAGATGGAGGCTACTCAGAGGAAAAGTATCTTCAGAGGACACCAGGGTTTGGCTTTCTGGTGCTGTCACTATATTTCAT GACCGATTTGATCCTATAGCTGATGCCAGCACCAGCCGCCTCGACCTTATTCCAACAATGGTTTATGG GAGGAAATTCAAAGACCAAGAATTTTATGGCATGTATTGTGCTATATTGACAGTCGG CTCTGCAGTAGTATCAGCTGCCATAGTGCGGGTTTTTGGGGAGGAAGTTGCAGAGCTTCCTTTAGTTGCAACAAGGAGTGATTGTCAAGGAAAG GGATACTTTCAGGCGCTCTTTGCCTGTATTGAGCATCTTTTGCTGTCACTCAATATCAAGGATCTGGTGCTTCCTGCAGCAGATGAAGCAGAATCACTGTGGAAAACCAGATTTGGGTTTGAAAAACTTGACCAGGAAAAG TTAGATGAATACAAGAAGAGTTACCAGTTGATGATCTTCGAGGGAACTTCGGTTCTGCACAAGTCAATGTCAAAGTCTTGA
- the LOC125222030 gene encoding uncharacterized protein LOC125222030 isoform X1, producing the protein MDTSDIVVSSIRAGMKREFAYLMKAQSEMGGLPAGRRVTRSQGGGSSSRNYVVSGNKINKKMKVYASKKSKKIEEEKPETDDVVKLEPTNVLDSQVVVDIESDMGNCSRNLDADLVNAIGDETEEKVGAINLDVESVAVVVNGAEEKVGPRNLEADSVAVVSDEAEQKVGARNLEAESVAVVSDEARQKVGARNLVVGLVAIVGNEADEKVAADSRECIIQPLCTDSPVDQVGGCDRVSLHKDDIQLSSVSDLGYESTAERTSLSLAKPPRRFTRSALKMQDGAIELGSVAGSVESMTTSPSKLEMKMSKKIGFKRAPIKLKDLLETGLLEGLHVRYINGSKGRRRPESELQGVIKGSGILCSCDECEGKKVVTPNQFEFHAHSSNKRPPEYIYLENGKSLRDVLKACKANPSDPLEGVIHNAIGRSNYTTAFCLNCRGLIPETGAGRAMLLCDSCVLPKESVPSQAQISDVTLRSPLAVSPAPVSSICLPEVLDSVQASPHSQPQAKSQGKLTRKDLRMHKSVLAEDLLPDGTALSYVMHGKIRLEGYKKDGSIFCFCCKKVVSPSQFEAHAGFASRRKPYMSIYTSNGVSLHQLSLELSRSRKSSTEENDDLCSICEDGGDLLCCENCPRAFHIECVDLLNIPQGIWYCNYCQNMFEKEKFAENDANAIAAGRVPGVDPLEDITRRCIRIVANVEKYIGGGCVICRVDEFSKSGFNDHTVMICDQCEREYHVKCLRELEIEDLKALPETEWFCSKECSSIHSILHKMIGDGDQMLPEAVLNVLEKKGDGQGSEENPKLDVRWRLLRGKVSSEDTRVWLSGAVTIFHDRFDPIADASTSRLDLIPTMVYGRKFKDQEFYGMYCAILTVGSAVVSAAIVRVFGEEVAELPLVATRSDCQGKGYFQALFACIEHLLLSLNIKDLVLPAADEAESLWKTRFGFEKLDQEKLDEYKKSYQLMIFEGTSVLHKSMSKS; encoded by the exons ATGGATACCAGTGACATAGTGGTATCATCTATTCGTGCTGGGATGAAGAGGGAGTTTGCCTACCTGATGAAGGCTCAGTCTGAAATGGGGGGGCTTCCAGCAGGCAGGAGAGTAACCAGGTCCCAGGGAGGCGGTAGTTCCAGCAGAAACTATGTGGTAAGTGGTAATAagattaataagaaaatgaaggtGTATGCTTCTAAGAAATCGaaaaagattgaagaagaGAAACCAGAAACAGATGATGTAGTCAAGTTGGAGCCAACTAATGTTTTGGATAGTCAAGTTGTAGTTGACATTGAATCTGATATGGGCAACTGTTCAAGAAATTTAGATGCTGACTTAGTCAATGCAATTGGCGATGAAAcagaagaaaaagtaggtgCAATAAATTTAGATGTTGAGTCAGTTGCTGTAGTGGTCAATGGAGCAGAAGAGAAAGTCGGCCCAAGAAATTTAGAGGCCGACTCAGTTGCTGTAGTGAGCGATGAGGCAGAACAGAAAGTGGGTGCAAGAAATTTAGAGGCTGAATCAGTTGCTGTGGTGAGCGATGAAGCAAGGCAGAAAGTGGGCGCAAGAAATTTAGTGGTTGGCTTAGTTGCTATAGTGGGCAATGAAGCAGACGAGAAAGTGGCCGCTGATTCAAGGGAATGCATTATCCAGCCTTTGTGCACAGATTCACCTGTGGATCAGGTTGGAGGTTGTGATAGAGTTTCTCTTCATAAAGATGATATACAACTAAGCAGTGTCTCTGATTTGGGATATGAGAGTACTGCAGAGCGTACAAGCTTGTCTTTGGCAAAGCCACCTAGGAGATTTACACGCTCAGCTTTGAAGATGCAGGATGGGGCGATAGAGTTAGGATCGGTGGCTGGATCTGTGGAGAGTATGACTACAAGTCCGTCAAAGcttgaaatgaaaatgtcaaaaaagaTTGGGTTTAAAAGGGCCCCGATTAAATTAAAGGACCTTCTTGAGACAGGATTGCTCGAGGGTCTTCATGTCCGCTATATAAATGGATCAAAG GGGAGGAGGAGGCCTGAATCTGAACTTCAGGGAGTTATTAAGGGGAGTGGGATATTATGTTCATGTGATGAATGTGAGGGGAAAAAG GTTGTTACCCCTAatcaatttgaattccatGCACATAGTAGCAATAAGCGTCCaccagagtatatatatttggagAATGGAAAAAGTCTTAGAGATGTGCTTAAAGCATGCAAGGCTAATCCTTCAGATCCGCTGGAAGGTGTCATCCATAATGCAATTGGCCGGTCAAATTATACAACCGCCTTCTGTCTCAATTGCAGAG GGTTGATTCCTGAAACTGGTGCTGGCCGAGCAATGCTTCTTTGTGACTCCTGTGTGCTACCAAAGGAGTCTGTCCCCAGTCAAGCTCAGATCAGTGATGTCACCCTCAG GTCTCCTTTAGCTGTTTCACCAGCTCCTGTGTCTTCTATTTGTCTTCCTGAAGTTCTAGATAGTGTTCAAGCTTCTCCACATAGCCAACCTCAAGCTAAGAGTCAGGGGAAGCTGACACGGAA GGATCTGAGGATGCATAAGTCTGTTTTAGCAGAAGATCTGCTCCCTGATGGCACTGCTTTGTCGTATGTTATGCATGGAAAG ATAAGGCTTGAGGGTTACAAGAAAGATGGTTCAATCTTCTGTTTCTGTTGCAAGAAAGTG GTGAGCCCCTCCCAGTTCGAGGCTCATGCTGGTTTTGCTTCACGTCGGAAGCC GTACATGAGTATATACACTTCCAATGGAGTTTCTCTGCATCAGCTATCCCTTGAACTTTCCAGAAGTCGTAAATCATCTACTGAAGAAAATGATGATCTTTGTTCTATTTGTGAGGATGGAGGAGATCTGTTATGCTGTGAAAATTGCCCACGAGCTTTCCACATTG AATGTGTTGATCTCTTGAATATTCCTCAGGGAATATGGTACTGCAACTACTGCCAGAATATgtttgaaaaggaaaagtttGCAGAGAATGATGCTAATGCAATCGCAGCTGGTAGAGTCCCTGGTGTAGATCCACTAGAGGACATCACCCGGAGGTGCATTCGTATTGTTGCAaatgttgaaaaatatattgggGGTGGATGTGTTATTTGCAG AGTAGATGAGTTCAGCAAGTCAGGTTTTAATGACCATACAGTTATGATCTGTGATCAG TGTGAGAGAGAATATCATGTCAAATGTCTAAGGGAGCTAGAGATCGAGGATTTGAAG GCACTTCCAGAAACTGAATGGTTCTGCAGCAAAGAGTGCAGCAGTATCCATTCTATACTTCACAAGATGATTGGTGATGGTGACCAAATGCTTCCAGAAGCTGTCCTTAATGTCCTGGAGAAGAAAGGCGATGGACAAGGTTCAGAGGAGAATCCTAAGCTAGATGTGAGATGGAGGCTACTCAGAGGAAAAGTATCTTCAGAGGACACCAGGGTTTGGCTTTCTGGTGCTGTCACTATATTTCAT GACCGATTTGATCCTATAGCTGATGCCAGCACCAGCCGCCTCGACCTTATTCCAACAATGGTTTATGG GAGGAAATTCAAAGACCAAGAATTTTATGGCATGTATTGTGCTATATTGACAGTCGG CTCTGCAGTAGTATCAGCTGCCATAGTGCGGGTTTTTGGGGAGGAAGTTGCAGAGCTTCCTTTAGTTGCAACAAGGAGTGATTGTCAAGGAAAG GGATACTTTCAGGCGCTCTTTGCCTGTATTGAGCATCTTTTGCTGTCACTCAATATCAAGGATCTGGTGCTTCCTGCAGCAGATGAAGCAGAATCACTGTGGAAAACCAGATTTGGGTTTGAAAAACTTGACCAGGAAAAG TTAGATGAATACAAGAAGAGTTACCAGTTGATGATCTTCGAGGGAACTTCGGTTCTGCACAAGTCAATGTCAAAGTCTTGA